In the genome of Segatella copri, one region contains:
- a CDS encoding glycoside hydrolase family 2 TIM barrel-domain containing protein, which produces MNIRTIANVSFCLAMLSMSSGASAQSESRWQNVNINQQNREPRRANFFAFESLDKAQSFDKKKSANYLSMEGMWKFNFVKDHNKRPANFFALKYDDSQWKDFPVPGLFELNGYGDATYKNIGYAWATQFDPNPPYISELNNYTGSYRRTFELPKDWKGKDVYFHVGSATSNLTLWVNGKYVGYSEDSKVAAEFNISKYLKPGKNLIAMQVMRWCDGSYFEDQDFWRFTGIAREVYLYARPKLHAADIRLNAALENNYQDGVLNYQVSLKGGKTDVAITLCDKDGKQVAETTGAQGVIKVPKVNAWTAETPYLYKAYITLKNKQGTTEVIPQKVGFRNVEIKNAQLLVNGQPVLVKGADRHEMDPDGGYVVSIERMIQDIKIMKQLNINAVRTSHYPCDPRWYDLCDEYGIYITAEANLESHGMGYEEKSLAKFPEYIVPHIERNEGNVKPLINHPSVIVWSLGNECGYGVNFEKAYDWVKACDPTRPAQYERGGYDSKTDIYCPMYIGYEESERYCKGNGTKPYIQCEYAHAMGNSEGGFKEYWDLIRKYPKYQGGYIWDFVDQGLRDKSPVTGKEIFTYGGDYGRYPGSDYNFNCNGIIAPNRRLNPHAYEIQYYLQNVWIKNFDAANGAISIYNENFFRNIDDLKLSAAIYANGVKLSTLEIPGTKGIAPQATKLVKSDALKAAVAQAQAEHAGEEIAVNFAFASDGSQPLVDKGQVMARQQFVVNAYKFDKVDTPAQAVASANKKAKVQQADNIEVEETNSYVKVSAERMSVTIGKKTGMIDYLDVDGEPMLKFRESMTPEFWRAPTDNDYGASLQKKMRVWKNPQMNLKSFDKSESKDSVVLTAQFEMPEVKAQLMLRYRINAAGEVAVTQQMTTDKEAKVADLFRYGMQLQMPASFSKLEYYGRGPEENYIDRHSSAFIGKYEANVKDEYYPYVRPQESGNHTDIRYFSIFNPATGKGITFEGYAPMECSAIPYLVEDLDAGIEKEHAWGQHSGDLVEKGLVQLHIQQRQFGLGCIDSWGSSPMEKYRMHYQDRCFRFVIKAKK; this is translated from the coding sequence ATGAATATCAGAACAATCGCAAACGTATCATTTTGCCTTGCCATGCTCTCGATGAGCAGTGGGGCGTCGGCTCAGAGCGAGTCGCGCTGGCAGAATGTGAACATCAACCAGCAGAACCGAGAGCCTCGCCGTGCGAATTTCTTCGCATTCGAGAGCTTGGATAAGGCTCAGAGTTTCGACAAGAAGAAGTCGGCCAACTACCTTTCCATGGAGGGTATGTGGAAGTTCAACTTCGTGAAGGACCACAACAAGCGTCCGGCAAACTTCTTTGCTCTGAAGTATGATGATTCACAGTGGAAGGATTTCCCAGTGCCTGGTTTGTTTGAGTTGAACGGCTATGGCGATGCTACCTATAAGAACATAGGCTATGCTTGGGCCACCCAGTTTGACCCGAATCCGCCATATATCAGCGAGCTCAACAACTATACGGGTTCCTATCGCCGCACCTTCGAACTTCCTAAGGATTGGAAGGGCAAGGATGTGTATTTCCATGTGGGTTCTGCTACCAGTAACCTGACTCTCTGGGTCAACGGCAAGTACGTGGGCTACAGCGAGGATAGCAAGGTGGCTGCCGAATTCAACATCTCGAAGTATCTCAAGCCGGGCAAGAACCTCATTGCCATGCAGGTGATGCGTTGGTGCGATGGTTCTTATTTCGAAGATCAGGACTTCTGGCGTTTCACGGGCATTGCCCGTGAGGTGTATCTCTATGCCCGTCCGAAGCTTCATGCTGCCGACATCCGATTGAACGCTGCCTTGGAAAACAACTACCAGGATGGTGTGTTGAACTATCAGGTTTCCCTGAAGGGAGGAAAGACAGACGTTGCCATCACCCTGTGTGATAAGGATGGCAAGCAGGTAGCCGAGACCACCGGTGCCCAGGGCGTCATCAAGGTGCCAAAGGTAAATGCCTGGACGGCTGAGACACCTTATTTATATAAGGCATATATCACCCTGAAGAACAAGCAGGGCACCACAGAGGTGATTCCGCAAAAAGTGGGATTCCGCAACGTGGAAATCAAGAACGCACAGCTGCTCGTTAACGGACAGCCTGTGCTGGTGAAGGGTGCCGACCGCCACGAGATGGATCCGGACGGTGGATACGTAGTGAGCATAGAGCGCATGATTCAGGACATCAAGATCATGAAGCAGTTGAACATCAACGCCGTTCGCACCAGCCACTATCCTTGCGACCCACGCTGGTATGACCTTTGCGATGAATACGGAATCTACATCACCGCTGAGGCTAACCTCGAATCTCATGGTATGGGATATGAGGAGAAGTCGCTCGCCAAGTTCCCTGAGTACATCGTGCCTCACATCGAGCGCAACGAGGGCAATGTGAAGCCGCTCATCAATCATCCTTCCGTCATCGTATGGAGCTTGGGTAACGAGTGCGGCTACGGCGTCAACTTCGAGAAGGCTTACGACTGGGTGAAGGCGTGCGATCCTACCCGTCCTGCGCAGTATGAGCGTGGCGGATACGACAGCAAGACCGACATCTACTGTCCTATGTACATCGGTTACGAGGAGAGCGAGCGCTATTGCAAGGGCAATGGCACCAAGCCATACATCCAGTGTGAGTATGCTCACGCCATGGGTAACTCTGAGGGTGGATTCAAGGAGTATTGGGATTTAATCCGCAAGTATCCTAAGTACCAGGGCGGTTACATCTGGGACTTCGTTGACCAGGGTCTGCGCGACAAGAGTCCTGTCACCGGCAAGGAAATCTTTACCTATGGTGGCGACTATGGCCGCTATCCGGGCAGCGATTACAACTTCAACTGCAACGGAATCATCGCCCCTAACCGCCGTCTGAACCCTCATGCCTACGAAATCCAGTACTATCTTCAGAATGTATGGATCAAGAACTTCGATGCAGCCAATGGTGCCATCAGCATCTACAACGAGAATTTCTTCAGGAACATCGACGATTTGAAACTCTCGGCTGCCATCTATGCCAACGGCGTGAAGCTCTCAACCCTGGAGATTCCAGGCACCAAGGGCATTGCCCCTCAGGCAACCAAGCTCGTGAAGAGCGATGCGTTGAAGGCTGCGGTTGCACAGGCTCAGGCTGAACATGCAGGCGAGGAAATTGCTGTAAACTTCGCCTTTGCCAGCGATGGCAGTCAGCCGCTGGTTGACAAGGGTCAGGTGATGGCTCGCCAGCAGTTTGTGGTTAACGCATACAAGTTCGATAAGGTTGATACGCCAGCCCAGGCTGTAGCTTCAGCCAACAAGAAGGCCAAGGTGCAGCAGGCTGACAATATCGAGGTAGAAGAGACCAACAGCTACGTGAAGGTTTCGGCAGAGAGAATGTCGGTTACCATCGGCAAGAAGACTGGTATGATTGATTATCTCGATGTAGATGGTGAACCGATGCTGAAGTTCCGCGAGAGCATGACTCCAGAGTTCTGGCGTGCTCCTACCGACAACGACTATGGTGCTTCTTTGCAGAAGAAGATGAGAGTTTGGAAGAACCCTCAGATGAATCTGAAGTCGTTCGACAAGAGCGAGAGCAAGGACAGCGTGGTTCTTACCGCCCAGTTCGAAATGCCTGAGGTAAAGGCGCAGCTGATGCTCCGCTACCGCATCAATGCGGCTGGCGAGGTGGCTGTTACCCAGCAGATGACAACCGATAAGGAGGCAAAGGTAGCTGATTTGTTCCGCTACGGAATGCAGTTGCAGATGCCTGCGTCATTCTCTAAGTTAGAATACTACGGTAGAGGTCCAGAGGAGAACTACATCGACCGTCACTCTTCAGCTTTCATCGGCAAGTATGAGGCTAACGTGAAGGACGAGTATTATCCATACGTCCGTCCGCAGGAGAGCGGTAACCATACCGACATCCGCTACTTTTCCATCTTCAATCCTGCCACCGGCAAGGGAATCACCTTCGAGGGCTATGCTCCTATGGAGTGCAGCGCCATCCCTTACCTGGTAGAGGATCTGGATGCTGGTATCGAGAAGGAGCATGCCTGGGGTCAGCACAGTGGCGACCTGGTAGAAAAGGGTCTTGTGCAGTTGCACATTCAGCAGCGCCAGTTTGGCTTGGGTTGTATTGACAGCTGGGGTTCTTCACCAATGGAGAAGTACCGCATGCACTATCAGGACCGCTGCTTCCGCTTCGTGATTAAGGCAAAGAAATAA
- a CDS encoding family 20 glycosylhydrolase, giving the protein MKKFNHLFASLAACTAMLGGISTSAVAADINIIPVPVKTQVQKGEFVLPQKVTISYQTADGKNIAKYMADKLKTATGYDVTVGGKKGNISIQISPSMKMAEEGYRLTVTNKGVVIKAKTGKGAFYGMQSFMQLLPAQIESATKVSGVKWVAQCCDIQDAPRFGYRGFHLDPCRHFITVENVKKQLDIMSMFKVNTMHFHLTEDQGWRIEIKKYPKLTSIGGYRTQGDGSTYGGFYTQEEIKDIVDYAAKRYITVIPEIDLPGHMMAAISAYPYLSCKGEQWTPRMVWGVEDIVMCPGKEDMFNFLEDIIREVVPLFPGKYFHIGGDECPKTSWKHCPTCQKRIQNEGLQADGKHSAEERLQSYVIKRMEKMLAKYDRKIIGWDEILEGGLSPDATVMSWRGTSGGISAALQKHDVIMTPGSGGLYLDHYQGDYKIEPVTIPSAPAYLSRTYNYEPVPDTIKSLGLEKHILGVQCNNWSEYMYTNAKMEYQMYPRSLALAEIAWSPAKKKNFTDFSRRVDANSVRLDEHHVRYHIPLPEQPYGSCDKVVITKDTVVTFQTSRPMKMVYTLDGTLPTPSSAVYTEPIKVSGNTIIKIATVLPSGKMSKIRTIDVEKQNYAPAVKVNGAKAGLQLRRVKGNYLKVDQLNWADAEWTDNGTITNLNKMKVSQPDDAATLRGANNYGAVAEGFINVPEDGVYYLSSRMEQVWIDNKLVINNEGAVKAGTNSDNAVALAKGLHPVKFVYLCNIVGGWPSWWSNLNLEMRKDNQKKFTAVGESQYFH; this is encoded by the coding sequence ATGAAGAAATTCAATCATCTATTTGCTTCGTTGGCAGCATGCACAGCGATGTTGGGAGGAATCTCAACATCGGCTGTGGCTGCTGACATCAATATTATTCCTGTGCCAGTAAAGACTCAGGTTCAGAAGGGCGAGTTCGTGTTGCCACAGAAAGTGACCATCTCTTATCAGACTGCTGACGGCAAGAACATCGCCAAATACATGGCTGATAAGTTGAAGACTGCTACCGGTTACGATGTAACCGTAGGCGGAAAGAAGGGAAACATCTCTATCCAGATTTCTCCTTCTATGAAGATGGCTGAGGAAGGCTACCGCCTCACCGTTACCAACAAGGGTGTAGTAATCAAGGCAAAGACCGGCAAGGGTGCTTTCTATGGAATGCAGAGCTTCATGCAGCTGTTGCCAGCTCAGATTGAGAGCGCTACCAAGGTAAGCGGCGTGAAGTGGGTGGCACAGTGCTGCGACATCCAGGATGCTCCACGTTTCGGCTACCGTGGTTTCCACCTCGACCCATGCCGCCACTTCATCACCGTGGAGAACGTGAAGAAGCAGTTGGACATCATGTCAATGTTCAAGGTGAACACCATGCACTTCCACCTCACCGAGGACCAGGGCTGGCGCATCGAAATCAAGAAGTATCCTAAGCTTACTTCCATCGGCGGCTACCGCACCCAGGGCGACGGTTCTACCTATGGCGGTTTCTACACTCAGGAGGAAATCAAGGACATCGTGGATTATGCAGCCAAGCGTTACATCACCGTGATTCCTGAAATCGACCTTCCTGGTCACATGATGGCAGCCATCTCTGCTTATCCTTACCTTTCATGCAAGGGCGAGCAGTGGACTCCACGAATGGTTTGGGGTGTTGAGGACATCGTGATGTGTCCGGGTAAGGAAGACATGTTCAACTTCCTGGAAGACATCATCCGCGAGGTAGTGCCTCTCTTCCCAGGCAAATATTTCCACATCGGTGGCGACGAGTGCCCTAAGACCAGCTGGAAGCATTGTCCTACCTGCCAGAAGCGCATACAGAACGAAGGCTTGCAGGCCGACGGCAAGCACTCTGCCGAGGAAAGACTGCAGAGCTACGTAATCAAGCGCATGGAGAAGATGCTGGCTAAGTACGACAGAAAGATTATCGGTTGGGATGAAATCCTCGAAGGCGGATTGAGTCCTGATGCTACCGTGATGTCTTGGCGTGGAACTTCGGGCGGTATTTCTGCAGCTTTGCAGAAGCACGATGTCATCATGACTCCAGGTAGCGGCGGCTTGTATCTCGACCACTATCAGGGCGATTACAAGATTGAGCCGGTTACTATTCCTAGTGCTCCTGCTTATCTTTCAAGAACCTATAATTACGAGCCTGTGCCAGATACCATCAAGTCATTGGGCTTGGAGAAGCATATTCTGGGTGTTCAGTGCAACAACTGGTCTGAATACATGTACACCAACGCCAAGATGGAGTATCAGATGTATCCTCGCTCTCTGGCTCTTGCCGAGATTGCATGGTCACCGGCCAAGAAGAAGAACTTCACCGACTTCAGCCGTCGTGTAGATGCTAACAGTGTGCGTCTCGACGAGCACCACGTGCGTTACCACATCCCATTGCCAGAGCAGCCATACGGTTCCTGCGATAAGGTGGTGATTACCAAGGATACAGTGGTTACCTTCCAAACTTCCCGTCCTATGAAGATGGTTTACACCCTGGATGGAACCCTTCCAACTCCATCTTCTGCCGTTTATACAGAGCCTATCAAGGTGAGTGGCAACACCATCATCAAGATTGCTACCGTATTGCCTTCTGGCAAGATGAGCAAGATAAGAACCATCGACGTGGAGAAGCAGAACTATGCTCCAGCCGTGAAGGTAAATGGTGCGAAGGCTGGCTTGCAGTTGCGCCGCGTAAAGGGCAATTATCTGAAGGTGGATCAGCTGAACTGGGCTGATGCTGAGTGGACAGACAATGGAACCATCACCAATTTGAACAAGATGAAGGTGAGTCAGCCAGACGATGCTGCTACTCTGCGTGGTGCCAACAACTATGGTGCCGTGGCCGAGGGCTTCATCAATGTTCCTGAGGATGGCGTTTACTATCTCTCTTCCCGCATGGAGCAGGTTTGGATTGACAACAAGCTCGTAATCAACAACGAGGGTGCTGTGAAGGCTGGTACCAACAGCGATAATGCTGTGGCTCTTGCCAAGGGCTTGCACCCAGTGAAGTTCGTTTACTTGTGCAACATCGTAGGCGGCTGGCCATCTTGGTGGAGCAACCTCAACCTCGAAATGCGCAAGGATAATCAGAAGAAGTTCACCGCAGTGGGCGAGTCTCAGTATTTCCATTAA
- a CDS encoding glucosamine-6-phosphate deaminase produces MRLNLSSQIVLNKVPVEFYKPKTTVEYSEISRMEKIHTDIFASMAEGASHVADGIETGIKAAQHDGKFYVMALGTGSSLNAVYDELIRRYENKTLSFRNVVVFNAYEYYPLQKESSVRTINQLKERFLNHVDIAEQNIFTLDGFVAQEAVQDCCRLYEQRIKTFGGLDVALIGIGRSGNIAANEPGSGIQSITRLILIGNTSREEMENSEQTKETLPPCSLTMGIATLLSAKAIYLTAWGEEKAEIMQKVVENSITDSLPASFLQTHPNANVVLDLSAASHLTRIEHPWLVTSCQWTDKLVRSALVWLCQKIGKPILKLTNKDYNENGLSELLALYGSAYNANIKIFNDLQHTITGWPGGKPNADDTYRPERANPFPKRVIVFSPHPDDDVISMGGTIRRLVQQNHDVHVAYETSGNIAVGDEEVTRFMHFINGFNQIFADSKDSVISDKYKEIKSFFANKKESDFDTRDILTIKGLIRRGEARTACTYNEIPLDHVHFLDLPFYESGKIEKLPMTEKDVEVVRALLQKVKPHQIYVAGDLADPHGTHKKCTDAVLAAIDEEKKAGAEWLKDCRIWMYRGAWAEWEIENIEMCVPLSPEELRAKRNSILKHQSQMESAPFLGNDERLFWQRAEDRNRATASLYDQLGLACYEAMEAFVEYKPL; encoded by the coding sequence ATGAGACTCAATCTTAGTTCACAAATCGTACTGAATAAAGTACCTGTTGAGTTCTACAAGCCTAAGACGACGGTAGAATACTCAGAAATCTCCAGAATGGAGAAGATTCATACAGACATCTTTGCCTCTATGGCAGAAGGTGCCAGTCATGTAGCCGATGGTATTGAAACCGGAATCAAGGCTGCTCAGCATGACGGTAAGTTCTATGTGATGGCGCTGGGCACAGGCTCTTCGCTCAATGCCGTGTATGATGAACTCATCCGCCGTTATGAGAACAAGACATTAAGTTTCCGCAATGTGGTGGTATTCAATGCCTATGAATACTATCCTCTTCAGAAAGAAAGTTCCGTTCGCACCATTAACCAGTTGAAGGAGCGTTTCCTCAACCATGTGGATATTGCCGAGCAGAACATCTTCACCCTCGATGGCTTTGTGGCTCAGGAGGCAGTGCAGGATTGTTGCCGCCTTTACGAGCAGCGCATCAAGACCTTCGGCGGATTGGACGTTGCCCTCATCGGTATCGGCCGTTCGGGTAATATTGCTGCCAACGAGCCGGGTTCGGGCATTCAGTCGATAACCCGTCTTATCCTCATTGGCAATACTTCTCGCGAAGAGATGGAAAACAGCGAGCAGACCAAGGAGACCCTGCCTCCATGCTCACTCACCATGGGTATTGCCACCTTGCTTTCTGCCAAAGCAATCTACCTTACTGCCTGGGGCGAGGAAAAGGCTGAAATCATGCAGAAAGTGGTAGAGAACTCTATCACAGATTCACTGCCAGCATCTTTCCTCCAGACTCATCCAAACGCCAACGTAGTGCTCGACCTGAGTGCTGCTTCTCATCTTACCCGCATTGAACATCCTTGGCTCGTAACTTCTTGCCAGTGGACTGACAAGCTGGTGCGCTCGGCTTTGGTTTGGCTCTGCCAGAAAATAGGTAAGCCTATCCTGAAGCTTACCAACAAGGATTACAACGAGAACGGATTGAGCGAACTCCTGGCTCTCTATGGTTCTGCCTACAATGCAAACATTAAGATTTTCAATGACTTGCAGCACACCATCACCGGATGGCCAGGCGGAAAGCCAAATGCCGACGATACCTATCGCCCTGAGCGCGCCAACCCATTCCCTAAGCGAGTAATCGTATTCTCTCCTCACCCTGATGATGATGTGATTTCGATGGGTGGAACCATCCGCCGACTGGTTCAGCAGAACCACGATGTGCATGTGGCTTATGAAACATCGGGCAACATTGCAGTGGGTGATGAGGAGGTAACAAGATTTATGCACTTCATCAACGGATTCAACCAGATTTTCGCCGATTCAAAGGATAGTGTGATTTCTGATAAATATAAGGAAATCAAGAGCTTCTTTGCCAATAAGAAGGAGAGCGATTTCGATACTCGCGACATCCTGACCATCAAGGGATTGATTCGCCGTGGTGAGGCTCGTACAGCCTGCACCTATAATGAGATTCCGCTCGACCATGTACACTTCCTTGACCTGCCATTCTATGAGAGTGGAAAGATTGAGAAGTTGCCGATGACCGAGAAGGACGTAGAGGTGGTAAGAGCCTTGTTGCAGAAGGTAAAGCCTCATCAGATTTATGTGGCTGGCGACCTTGCCGACCCACACGGAACCCACAAGAAATGTACCGATGCAGTTCTGGCAGCCATCGACGAGGAGAAGAAGGCTGGTGCAGAGTGGCTGAAGGACTGCCGCATCTGGATGTATCGTGGTGCTTGGGCAGAGTGGGAGATTGAGAACATCGAGATGTGCGTTCCATTGAGTCCGGAAGAGTTGAGAGCCAAGCGTAACTCTATCCTCAAGCATCAGTCGCAGATGGAGAGTGCTCCATTCCTGGGCAACGACGAACGCCTGTTCTGGCAGCGTGCGGAAGACCGCAACCGCGCCACTGCTTCGCTCTACGACCAGCTGGGATTGGCCTGCTACGAGGCTATGGAGGCTTTCGTGGAATATAAGCCACTCTAA
- a CDS encoding transposase, giving the protein MNTGLDQYMDIFKDAVEDSAAKLTKSFEKILIEVIILFMVIPRKINFTQMGRYGSHVEQTYRNAFGLKKSKSIDWLKLNVSLAKRFFGKQGRWAIAIDPSYISKAGKKTPHIGRFWSGCAQSVKHGLEIMGIGLIDIDAKDCMMLKAHQSLSNKELSLRNKTMVDFYISVIKRYRKELLKLSTLIVADAYFSTSTFVNGIKKEGFSLISRFRDNACLFYVYAGPRTGKRGRPKTKDGKIDMKNLDLTRMEKMEMKDIEGTAYTLIAYSKALRCKVRLVIWQMPNGKKKLFFSTDTSLSGEEVLLYYRTRFQIEFCFRDAKGYTGLMDCQARDKWKLDFAFNASFTSLNVAKVTMKEMGMEYSMSSFKSLMTNIYLVKRIFKASGYTPNRTLISKIFKDLSCLQRIAA; this is encoded by the coding sequence ATGAATACAGGACTTGACCAATATATGGATATCTTTAAAGATGCAGTTGAAGATTCGGCTGCAAAGTTAACAAAAAGTTTCGAGAAAATACTCATCGAGGTGATAATTTTGTTCATGGTAATACCAAGAAAGATAAATTTCACCCAAATGGGGAGGTATGGCTCGCATGTTGAGCAAACCTATCGCAACGCATTCGGCTTAAAAAAGTCGAAAAGCATTGACTGGCTCAAACTTAATGTCTCACTTGCCAAGCGCTTCTTTGGTAAACAGGGAAGATGGGCTATTGCCATTGATCCCAGCTACATCAGCAAAGCTGGCAAGAAGACTCCACATATCGGTCGTTTTTGGTCGGGATGTGCACAGTCTGTTAAACATGGTCTCGAAATCATGGGTATTGGCCTCATTGATATTGATGCCAAAGACTGCATGATGTTAAAAGCACACCAGTCGCTAAGTAATAAAGAACTGAGTCTTAGAAACAAGACTATGGTAGATTTCTATATCAGCGTCATTAAGCGTTACCGCAAGGAACTTCTTAAACTCTCAACCCTCATAGTTGCAGATGCTTACTTCTCTACAAGTACATTTGTTAATGGGATAAAGAAAGAAGGGTTCTCTTTGATAAGCCGCTTTCGTGACAATGCTTGTCTCTTTTATGTCTATGCTGGTCCACGTACTGGAAAACGTGGTCGCCCCAAGACCAAGGATGGCAAGATTGATATGAAGAATCTTGACCTCACTCGAATGGAGAAGATGGAGATGAAAGATATAGAAGGAACAGCTTATACTTTGATAGCCTATTCCAAGGCACTCAGGTGTAAAGTTAGACTTGTCATCTGGCAGATGCCGAATGGCAAGAAGAAACTATTCTTCTCTACAGACACCTCACTTTCGGGTGAAGAAGTACTTCTTTATTATAGAACCAGGTTCCAGATCGAATTTTGCTTTCGTGACGCCAAAGGCTATACTGGTCTTATGGACTGCCAGGCTCGCGATAAGTGGAAACTCGATTTTGCTTTCAATGCTTCGTTCACATCACTAAATGTTGCCAAGGTAACTATGAAGGAGATGGGAATGGAATATTCTATGTCTTCATTCAAGTCACTGATGACCAATATTTATCTGGTGAAACGAATTTTTAAAGCAAGCGGGTACACCCCGAACCGAACTTTAATTAGCAAGATTTTCAAAGATCTCTCGTGCTTACAGCGTATAGCTGCTTAG
- a CDS encoding ISL3 family transposase, producing the protein MVLVSTATHAFCDRCGQKTTHTRGWQKRTVTMCPLGCKRFVLTLYMRRFYCQSDKHIFVEQQTKWLNKYARFSVRCIELMNQLHIHMSSVSTSKVMRKMGITCCPNTCINHLKKIQRLPDRTARNIGIDDFAKRKGHTYGSVIVDHDTGEILELIDSRDSSIVANVLKQYKKVDTITRDRGRCFIKAIKQGAPSAHAITDKFHVIEDLTSAVFPKILQEFLHKRMELLTQGLVGPIKPQISRGWLYTSIYAVLESMCKDTRRIKKMAEWNTFMDLYARQGLTLSEIHDKTGFDGFKMGKLRNTKYEDLLNPTQLRAYKAIESITNRILCKKSLDYSVVTKGLHSTEKKEILKRLLFLLREKWKEDWKAYDDAYKAFLAKATIRSEEYDLWNSIVHFNWKTKTDTVRLFLQDLHITDLAYYITTFQGILSGEVKMNLYKWINMVIGCGNEKMEKFAKGLIKDYSAINNSIASKLNNGILEGSVNKIKTAKRIMGGRASISLLQIKVSSNLDT; encoded by the coding sequence ATGGTTCTCGTGAGTACGGCTACCCATGCCTTCTGCGACCGTTGTGGCCAGAAAACCACTCATACCCGTGGCTGGCAAAAGAGAACGGTCACGATGTGTCCTTTAGGGTGTAAACGGTTTGTTCTCACCCTTTACATGCGCCGTTTTTACTGCCAGTCTGATAAACATATATTTGTAGAGCAACAGACGAAGTGGCTAAACAAATATGCAAGATTCAGTGTAAGATGCATAGAGTTGATGAACCAGCTTCATATACATATGTCATCTGTGTCGACCTCCAAGGTCATGAGAAAGATGGGAATCACCTGCTGTCCAAATACTTGCATAAATCATTTGAAAAAGATCCAAAGACTTCCAGACAGGACTGCCAGGAATATAGGCATAGATGACTTTGCCAAGAGAAAGGGACATACCTATGGCAGTGTTATCGTAGACCATGACACAGGCGAGATTTTGGAACTGATAGACTCTAGAGATTCTTCGATTGTGGCAAATGTCTTGAAACAATACAAGAAAGTCGATACTATCACTCGTGATAGGGGACGATGCTTCATTAAGGCTATCAAGCAAGGAGCCCCATCAGCACATGCTATCACAGACAAATTCCATGTCATTGAAGACTTGACGAGCGCAGTCTTTCCAAAGATTCTGCAGGAGTTTTTGCATAAGAGAATGGAGTTGCTGACTCAAGGTCTAGTTGGTCCCATTAAGCCACAAATAAGTAGAGGTTGGCTTTATACCAGCATATATGCAGTCTTGGAATCGATGTGCAAGGATACAAGAAGAATCAAGAAAATGGCTGAATGGAACACTTTCATGGATCTTTATGCAAGGCAAGGACTGACTTTGAGTGAAATCCATGACAAAACAGGGTTTGATGGATTTAAGATGGGAAAGCTAAGGAACACCAAATATGAGGACTTGCTCAACCCAACGCAACTAAGGGCTTACAAAGCCATAGAATCTATTACAAACAGGATTCTCTGTAAAAAGTCATTGGATTACTCTGTGGTTACCAAGGGGTTACATTCTACAGAGAAGAAAGAAATACTGAAAAGACTTCTTTTTCTACTGAGAGAAAAATGGAAGGAAGACTGGAAGGCATACGATGATGCCTACAAGGCATTTCTTGCAAAGGCAACTATCAGGAGCGAAGAGTATGACCTTTGGAATTCAATAGTTCACTTCAACTGGAAAACCAAGACTGATACAGTCAGATTGTTTCTGCAGGACTTGCATATTACCGATTTAGCCTATTATATAACAACATTTCAAGGCATTTTGAGCGGAGAGGTCAAAATGAACTTGTACAAATGGATTAACATGGTCATAGGATGTGGTAATGAGAAAATGGAAAAGTTTGCCAAAGGACTGATTAAGGACTATTCCGCCATCAATAATTCTATTGCTAGCAAATTGAACAATGGAATCCTTGAAGGTTCGGTCAACAAGATAAAGACCGCAAAGCGAATTATGGGTGGAAGAGCATCGATTTCTCTTTTGCAGATAAAGGTCTCCTCAAACTTAGATACATAA